The Centropristis striata isolate RG_2023a ecotype Rhode Island chromosome 1, C.striata_1.0, whole genome shotgun sequence nucleotide sequence TTATACATATTACTTTTGGACCCCAGTTtcacagatttaatgtttttttgagtttgtttgaATGACATGAAAGTGGAATTTTGTtttagaaaaaatgtaattatgaaTATTGAATTTGCCCCAAAAAATGGCTAATGAGACAGATTGAAAAATACTCTCTTTCATATTTTGTACTGAaccgttaaaaaaaatgaatttgcaagTAAGTTCAAAATGACAGATAATATTATCTAAGATAAGTCTACAAATATCTCTCCACACATTACTGGTATGTTTACATCTTCAGAAGAGAATGATCACTTCATGTTTTATATCAGCAGAGGGCAGCCAAGAAGTAAGTCACACTCAGTCACACTCATCatttactctcttttttttactaacctttatttatcaaaacagaaaaagtagCCAACAGCTGTGAAAGAACTATTTAGGcagaatggcccatttcaggatgatatattatattaaaatacgCTAGTAAACTGATAATGCTAATCAAATATTATAAAGTATAACAATATTACCCTGAAAGGTTTAATTCTGCTGCATAATGAGCACTTGTTCAtgctttaaataatttttttgctcagtttgctcaatactctgtttaaatgcaggacttttagatGCAATGTAGTATATTTACATTgtggtattgctacttttattaAGATAAGCACTATAAGAACAGATTACATACATATAGATGTTGTGTTTACACTGTAAGCAATGACATTTACTTTTTACATGTATCAGTGGAAGTCTTTTTAGAGTATTTAAATTAAGTATAATTTTTccatctaaataaaaaaaatataaaaaattttGGATGTTACAAAAGCAGAAAGATCCttgaaaaaatgttataataattaaaataaaatcagttaaTGAAAGTCTAATAAGAGcctgttaaaaaaacaccatgGTCTTCACCCTTTTTGTACATAGGATACAAATctatcaattatttttttatttgttattactGTTAATATATTCAACAGATAATAATGGCACCAGTCAGATGATTGTAAGCAGTGTATTTTATTTAGTGAAAAACGACTTTTACAAAAATCTATCAAATAAAtccacaattaaaaatatattattaccaGTGATtgatacaatttattttttaaataaaagcagaaaaaaatggctGTTTACtaaatgcaaaatacaaaatagaATTAATTCATTAGCTTCACAAACAGTGAAGCACAAACCATAATAAATAAGCATACAGGTTTGGTTTGAATTCATACATTTGTCAAATAAGCAATATGTTTGTTCTCTTCAGGCTGCACACTAACCAAAATGAAACTCAGAGACAAACTGTGACCGAAAATGATGTAGTCTGAGCCGAGGCAGTATCTGAGAAGTGTGCTTTATAAAAATTAGAATGAATTTCCTGGGAAGTATTTTTGTGGAGGAGGCGCAGAGGAGAAGGTTGGATCTGAGAACATTTCGTTTTGTTCAGGTACACTGATCGAAGGTATCtcaaacaaatctgaaaaaagacaagaaacagTTCATATTAAGACAAATGAAATCCCTTCAACCAATCCTCATTTCTCCACACCATTCATTCTTACCTTCATCAGCTCTTTTGTCTTGAGATGAAGGGAAGTCTTGCTTCTCATCTGGGCCCAAGTCCTCAATCACGACCTGGTCCTGGGCCTCCCTGTCGTCTTGTGACTCTGTGAAGAAGGTCTCCACCTGGGGAGGgtctgcaggaggagcaggagctgcAGCTTGAACAGGGGCTGGCATCAGGACTGGGACTGGGACTGGGACTGGAACATCATCTGGAGCTGGAGCCGGCTCTTGGACAGGGATTGGAACCCTATCGAGGACTTTGAGAGGAGGTGGAGCCGGATCAGAGGGTGAAAGGAGGGATGGAGTTGGATTAAGTGGAGTAGGAGCAAAGACGAAGCTTTGGTCAGATCCGAGCTCGGGCGCAGGGGCAGGGGCAGCGAGGAAAGATGAAGATTGTGATTCCACAGGAAGTAAGGAGGCTTGAGAGACTGGCGTTAGATCTGGGAAGACGTCTTGAGGTTCAATCACCACGTAGTCAGGCTCTTCCTCAGGCTCTGCTGTCTCCTCCTGAATGGCAGATATCTCTGGTGCTGGCTCACTCTTCCTGGGCCTGCCTCTCCTCTTTATGCCACTGTCAGCCCTGGGCCTTTTCCTCTGGCTCTCCACCCTTAAAGAGTACAACAACTGTAATCAAACTCGGTAACAGTGGACATTGATATGGGCCTTTGTGATACATTGGGAAAGCTAATAGTACAAAGTCCTTGACCTGGATCTGGGGCGTCAATAGGAACAACCGAGCAACCTTTGGCTTCCTCTTGCTCCATATTCAATATAAAGCAGAGGAGTGATAAGCAGCTGGAGTGCTGATAATAATTTAACCATGCATGGTGAAGTACCGCATTTTATAAAGCATGTTTTGTTGATAAAGCCTTACTTAAAATTTCTAACTGATGGTGAAATTTCAATTTTTACTCTCCATTGCATT carries:
- the hemgn gene encoding uncharacterized protein hemgn isoform X2 codes for the protein MEETLQQENQESEYKDPNEGQDGIRRRLRDRNLLRKRKAEAEEKETNQVESQRKRPRADSGIKRRGRPRKSEPAPEISAIQEETAEPEEEPDYVVIEPQDVFPDLTPVSQASLLPVESQSSSFLAAPAPAPELGSDQSFVFAPTPLNPTPSLLSPSDPAPPPLKVLDRVPIPVQEPAPAPDDVPVPVPVPVLMPAPVQAAAPAPPADPPQVETFFTESQDDREAQDQVVIEDLGPDEKQDFPSSQDKRADEDLFEIPSISVPEQNEMFSDPTFSSAPPPQKYFPGNSF
- the hemgn gene encoding cyclin-dependent kinase inhibitor 1C isoform X1 — protein: MEETLQQENQESEYKDPNEGQDGIRRRLRDRNLLRKRKAEAEEKETNQWVLGVESQRKRPRADSGIKRRGRPRKSEPAPEISAIQEETAEPEEEPDYVVIEPQDVFPDLTPVSQASLLPVESQSSSFLAAPAPAPELGSDQSFVFAPTPLNPTPSLLSPSDPAPPPLKVLDRVPIPVQEPAPAPDDVPVPVPVPVLMPAPVQAAAPAPPADPPQVETFFTESQDDREAQDQVVIEDLGPDEKQDFPSSQDKRADEDLFEIPSISVPEQNEMFSDPTFSSAPPPQKYFPGNSF